A genomic region of Exiguobacterium sp. Helios contains the following coding sequences:
- a CDS encoding ABC transporter ATP-binding protein → MSVLLTVEHVSVRYKTEYVLTDLSFSLTTGRSLGIIGESGSGKSTLGRVLLQLERQDEGQVTLLGQPFSTRSERSMRRQIQAVFQHPHGSFNPDWSMRRSLLEPYRIHQPELYYFPNQSEQQLAHELMAAVGLDEQLLERRPAELSGGQLQRMAIARAISIEPAVLILDEPTTGLDVLALKEIVVLLRELKDILQMSYIFISHDLKSVSALCDDVLVLHKGRIVDRFHVSDQSSPMRATETKVLIEAQTW, encoded by the coding sequence ATGTCTGTACTTCTGACGGTCGAGCACGTCTCTGTCCGTTACAAAACTGAATACGTGTTGACCGATCTCTCATTTTCTTTAACGACCGGCCGTTCGCTTGGCATCATCGGTGAAAGCGGTAGTGGCAAGTCGACGTTAGGACGAGTTCTATTACAATTAGAACGGCAGGATGAAGGACAGGTCACCTTGCTCGGTCAACCGTTCTCCACGCGGTCCGAACGGTCGATGCGGCGCCAGATCCAAGCCGTTTTCCAACACCCACACGGCTCCTTTAATCCCGACTGGTCGATGCGCCGGTCGCTCCTTGAACCGTACCGGATTCATCAACCGGAATTGTATTATTTTCCGAATCAGTCGGAGCAGCAATTGGCACATGAATTAATGGCTGCCGTTGGTCTTGACGAACAGTTGCTTGAACGGCGACCGGCAGAACTCAGCGGCGGACAATTACAGCGGATGGCGATTGCCCGGGCGATTTCAATCGAACCGGCTGTATTGATTCTTGACGAGCCGACGACCGGCCTCGATGTTCTTGCCTTAAAAGAAATCGTAGTTTTACTACGCGAACTGAAGGACATTTTACAGATGTCGTACATTTTCATCTCTCACGACTTAAAGTCTGTTTCCGCACTATGTGACGATGTCCTCGTCCTGCACAAGGGACGGATTGTCGACCGGTTTCACGTATCGGATCAATCGTCTCCGATGCGGGCAACAGAGACGAAGGTTTTGATCGAGGCACAGACATGGTGA
- a CDS encoding ATP-binding cassette domain-containing protein, producing MIQINHVTVKKGLNLLLQPINVKLPVNQFVCFVGASGSGKTLLLKRLIGLLPSTLSAGGTVIFPEGRNWVLGRDIGYIPQQYHQSFVPFLTIKQTLQDLYRAHQLEYDASFIDGLLQSFRLDEELLNRLPNQLSGGQLQRMTILTAVCLKPRLIVADELTTALDPVATRELLDWLKKYQQQTAATVLFVTHELKAALHYADTLYIMKAGQLIDTVTKETMATRSHPYTRALFAGIHLEKEA from the coding sequence ATGATTCAGATAAATCACGTGACAGTTAAAAAAGGATTAAATCTGTTGTTACAGCCGATTAACGTCAAGTTGCCAGTCAATCAGTTTGTGTGTTTCGTCGGAGCGAGCGGAAGCGGGAAGACACTTCTCCTGAAACGATTAATCGGTCTCTTACCATCCACGCTGTCTGCCGGGGGAACGGTGATATTCCCGGAAGGACGGAACTGGGTGTTAGGACGCGATATCGGTTACATTCCGCAACAGTATCACCAATCCTTTGTCCCGTTTCTAACTATCAAGCAGACGCTGCAAGATTTGTACCGGGCGCATCAACTCGAATACGATGCGTCATTTATCGACGGCTTGCTGCAATCGTTTCGGCTGGATGAAGAACTGCTCAATCGTCTTCCGAATCAGCTCAGTGGCGGGCAGCTTCAGCGAATGACGATTCTTACGGCTGTTTGCCTGAAACCGCGCCTGATTGTGGCGGATGAATTGACGACGGCACTTGATCCTGTTGCGACCCGTGAACTGTTGGATTGGTTAAAAAAGTATCAGCAACAAACTGCAGCAACCGTCCTGTTCGTCACTCATGAATTGAAAGCCGCCTTACATTATGCCGATACGTTGTATATTATGAAGGCAGGGCAACTCATCGATACTGTCACAAAAGAGACGATGGCGACTCGTTCGCATCCCTATACCCGTGCCTTGTTTGCGGGGATTCATTTAGAAAAGGAGGCATGA
- a CDS encoding nucleotidyltransferase domain-containing protein encodes MSDLLTYAKQTARLIVESRYPDCDAALLAGSFVRGQATATSDLDLIIFRESVPASYRESFTFDEYPVEAFIHSSTTIRDFFRQDRERGRPSMQRMVAEGFVLLDHDLLRPLKAQAESELLAGPPVLSPVETDRARYFLTDLLDDFIGVTERSEGLGIAARLLEQATDFRLRTSGHWTGQGKWLIRSLETIHPVEAGRLVEAFEAYFRSDEKQAVIGLLEQWLAESGGRYFDGFSIGK; translated from the coding sequence ATGAGTGATTTGCTGACGTATGCCAAGCAAACTGCCCGTTTAATCGTCGAGAGCCGTTATCCGGATTGTGACGCTGCGTTACTTGCCGGAAGTTTTGTCCGGGGACAGGCAACCGCGACATCTGACCTCGATCTGATCATATTTCGGGAATCCGTCCCGGCTTCTTACCGGGAATCGTTCACCTTCGATGAATATCCGGTCGAAGCATTTATTCATTCGAGTACGACCATCCGGGATTTTTTCCGGCAGGACCGGGAACGCGGACGTCCGTCGATGCAACGGATGGTCGCAGAAGGATTCGTCCTGCTCGATCATGATCTGCTCAGACCTTTGAAAGCACAGGCGGAATCAGAGCTGCTCGCCGGTCCACCGGTGCTGTCGCCTGTCGAAACGGACCGTGCGCGTTACTTTCTGACCGATTTGCTCGACGATTTCATCGGTGTGACGGAGCGGTCGGAAGGACTTGGAATCGCAGCCCGGTTGCTCGAGCAGGCGACGGATTTCCGCTTACGGACGTCGGGTCACTGGACAGGACAGGGGAAGTGGCTGATCCGCAGTCTCGAGACCATCCATCCGGTCGAGGCCGGACGATTGGTCGAGGCCTTTGAAGCCTATTTCCGGTCGGATGAAAAACAAGCTGTCATCGGTTTGCTGGAACAGTGGCTT
- a CDS encoding MATE family efflux transporter, protein MVTPPVTASQYGLLAYPLILSSILTPLLGVTDTIVIGQTGDAVAIGAIAIAAVFFNTIYWLFGFLKVSTTGFSAQASVHHDETALHFALYRPVLLGLLIGLALMLFRVPLTEGGLYLLAAPETLLPDVTTYIHYRMYGAPFVLIGYAVLGWLIGQGQVKRALLIQVFSNVINIVLDIVFVLGLGYGVAGVAIATLVAEISIVAFGFLFMLRQLAWKPDYRGLLFHVQAYRQFFTVNADLFVRTIFLLIVTGWFTRTGAIFGPDVLAANAILLQIQYLIAYWFGGLGSASTILVGRSRGRHDEAGYRQSVRLTRKFGLASILLMMILLVIFQYPLLRSFSTDPDLLDFARLYYGWILIFPLTGGFAMLYEGVFSGLAQAKPVRNSMIQAFLVFALLLLSVYWIGNHGVWLAFIGFGLMRSVSLHLAERRRSSVFETHNEKTDLPV, encoded by the coding sequence ATGGTGACGCCGCCTGTTACAGCAAGCCAGTATGGACTGCTTGCCTATCCATTGATCTTGTCGAGTATATTGACGCCGTTACTCGGTGTCACCGATACAATCGTCATCGGACAAACCGGCGATGCAGTCGCCATCGGGGCGATTGCGATTGCTGCTGTGTTCTTTAATACGATTTACTGGCTGTTTGGATTTCTAAAAGTCAGCACGACCGGTTTCAGTGCGCAAGCCAGTGTCCATCATGACGAAACGGCTTTGCATTTCGCTTTATACCGTCCTGTGTTGCTCGGTTTGCTGATTGGTCTCGCACTAATGCTATTTCGTGTTCCGTTGACGGAAGGTGGTCTTTACTTACTGGCAGCACCCGAAACCTTGTTGCCGGATGTCACGACATACATCCATTACCGGATGTACGGAGCACCGTTCGTCCTGATCGGTTACGCCGTCCTCGGCTGGCTGATTGGTCAGGGACAGGTAAAACGCGCCTTGTTGATTCAAGTATTCAGTAACGTCATCAATATCGTGCTGGATATCGTCTTCGTCCTCGGACTGGGATACGGCGTCGCTGGCGTCGCGATCGCGACGCTTGTCGCTGAAATCAGTATCGTCGCTTTCGGATTCCTGTTTATGCTCCGGCAGTTAGCCTGGAAACCGGACTACCGCGGCCTTTTGTTCCATGTCCAGGCGTACCGGCAATTTTTTACGGTCAACGCCGATCTGTTCGTCCGGACGATCTTTCTTTTGATCGTGACCGGCTGGTTTACCCGGACAGGAGCAATTTTTGGACCTGATGTTCTCGCAGCCAACGCCATTTTGCTGCAAATCCAGTATTTGATTGCCTATTGGTTCGGGGGACTCGGCAGTGCTTCGACGATTCTCGTCGGACGGTCGCGCGGACGCCACGATGAAGCCGGTTACCGTCAAAGTGTCCGGTTAACCCGAAAGTTTGGTCTCGCTTCCATTCTTTTGATGATGATTCTGCTAGTTATTTTTCAGTACCCGTTATTGCGGTCATTCTCCACGGATCCGGACCTGCTTGATTTCGCCCGTCTGTATTATGGCTGGATTCTCATCTTTCCGTTAACCGGTGGCTTTGCGATGCTCTATGAAGGCGTTTTTTCCGGTCTGGCTCAGGCAAAACCGGTCCGGAACTCGATGATTCAGGCTTTTCTCGTCTTTGCACTGCTGTTGCTGTCGGTCTACTGGATCGGCAACCACGGCGTGTGGCTGGCGTTCATCGGTTTCGGTCTGATGCGATCCGTCTCCCTGCATTTGGCGGAGCGCCGGAGATCGTCTGTGTTTGAAACACATAACGAAAAAACGGATCTTCCTGTTTAA